The Armatimonadota bacterium genome includes a region encoding these proteins:
- a CDS encoding prepilin-type N-terminal cleavage/methylation domain-containing protein, protein MRKNRAFTLIELLVVIAIIAILAAILFPVFAQAKAAAKKTSCISNMKQLTLAGIGYMTDYDDMWFPRYAACPSTGPTSDAQLIWSGLLQPYIKNQGIFICPMSPFSAYSEVWSTRGIPSIGQNATMGGWYWPDSNPPCYGEMILRTTTWMSVPAKSVMFADSVTGLTSAGYRGYLSRNDGVNLRSAYTISDRHQNGTVHAFFDGHAKYYRAVAVLGNPNAAYECQDSSLYTGLWWLDKNAAKLKWNLTDPCVPDP, encoded by the coding sequence ATGCGTAAAAATCGTGCGTTTACCCTTATTGAACTCTTAGTCGTGATCGCGATCATCGCGATCCTCGCAGCCATTCTCTTCCCTGTGTTCGCACAGGCGAAGGCCGCTGCCAAGAAGACGTCCTGTATTTCCAACATGAAGCAGCTCACCCTCGCGGGTATCGGCTACATGACGGACTACGACGATATGTGGTTCCCGCGCTATGCGGCGTGCCCCAGCACCGGCCCCACCAGCGACGCCCAGCTGATCTGGTCCGGTCTTCTGCAGCCCTACATCAAAAACCAGGGCATTTTCATTTGCCCGATGTCCCCGTTCAGCGCCTATAGCGAAGTCTGGAGCACCCGAGGCATCCCCTCGATCGGCCAGAACGCTACGATGGGTGGCTGGTATTGGCCCGACAGCAATCCTCCGTGCTACGGCGAGATGATTCTTCGCACGACCACGTGGATGAGCGTTCCGGCCAAGTCGGTCATGTTTGCCGACTCGGTGACCGGTCTCACCAGCGCCGGCTATCGCGGCTACCTGTCGCGAAACGACGGCGTGAACCTCCGTTCGGCCTACACGATCAGTGATCGGCACCAGAACGGAACGGTCCATGCGTTCTTCGATGGCCACGCCAAGTACTATCGCGCCGTAGCGGTCCTTGGGAATCCCAACGCCGCCTACGAGTGCCAGGACAGCTCGCTCTACACGGGCCTCTGGTGGCTCGACAAGAACGCGGCCAAGCTGAAATGGAACCTGACCGACCCGTGCGTCCCGGATCCGTGA
- a CDS encoding RluA family pseudouridine synthase: MKLVCSSPCRLDSFLAGELKDHSRTRLAELITSGAVTVEGKPRKPSFKLEAGMSVELSALPENRPAHDLTPADIPLHVLFEDGYLLVVNKPRGMATHPAPSLKEPSLVNALLARGKGLSEAGGAFRPGIVHRLDKATTGLIVVAKTDAAHHALARQFADKTAGRTYLAWVAGEFGQPELRIEAPIGRDPKNRTRMAVDPKGKPAATLVRVLKGLNARSLIECRLETGRTHQIRVHLAALGHPVVGDAVYNRSPGEHPLQLHAARLEFEHPESGKRLEFSVAPPEDFIDAESGVS; the protein is encoded by the coding sequence TTGAAGCTCGTCTGCAGCAGTCCCTGCCGGCTGGATTCGTTTCTCGCCGGGGAACTAAAGGACCACTCGCGTACTCGCTTGGCGGAACTCATCACGTCCGGCGCCGTGACCGTTGAAGGCAAGCCGCGAAAACCCTCGTTCAAGCTCGAAGCCGGCATGTCCGTCGAGCTTTCGGCCCTCCCGGAGAACCGGCCCGCCCACGATCTGACCCCGGCGGACATCCCTCTGCACGTGCTCTTCGAAGACGGGTACCTCCTTGTGGTCAACAAGCCGCGAGGCATGGCGACCCATCCGGCACCCTCGCTCAAGGAGCCCTCGCTGGTCAACGCTTTGCTGGCTCGCGGCAAGGGCCTGAGTGAGGCGGGCGGCGCCTTTCGGCCTGGTATCGTCCACCGGTTGGACAAAGCCACCACCGGGCTCATCGTTGTCGCCAAGACAGACGCCGCCCACCATGCCCTGGCCCGGCAGTTCGCAGACAAGACGGCGGGACGAACTTACTTGGCCTGGGTCGCTGGCGAGTTTGGCCAGCCAGAGCTGCGGATCGAGGCGCCCATCGGACGCGATCCCAAGAACCGGACGCGCATGGCCGTGGACCCCAAAGGCAAGCCCGCGGCAACCCTCGTACGAGTGCTCAAGGGGCTCAACGCGAGGTCTCTGATCGAGTGTCGTCTGGAGACAGGAAGGACCCACCAGATCAGGGTTCACCTCGCGGCGCTCGGCCACCCGGTTGTGGGAGACGCTGTCTACAACCGGTCGCCCGGGGAGCATCCCCTGCAGCTTCATGCTGCGAGGCTGGAGTTTGAGCATCCGGAGTCTGGCAAGCGGCTTGAGTTCAGTGTCGCACCTCCGGAGGACTTCATCGATGCCGAATCCGGCGTAAGCTAA
- a CDS encoding GNAT family N-acetyltransferase, with product MSALNSDYVLREGFEKMDFEKVHSMLAGAYWCPGISRALVEKAARNSSLVIGCFLEGRQVAYCRIVSDRATFGWVSDVIVDPEHQGKGLARRMVRYALAHSEHQGFRRWVLKTSDAQGVYSAVGFRLVPDPEKWMDHVPADRQAAGDD from the coding sequence ATGTCCGCACTGAACAGCGACTACGTGCTCCGGGAGGGATTCGAGAAAATGGACTTCGAGAAGGTCCACTCGATGCTCGCCGGCGCTTATTGGTGCCCGGGCATTTCGCGGGCGCTCGTCGAGAAAGCGGCCCGAAACTCCTCGCTCGTCATCGGCTGCTTCTTGGAGGGCCGCCAAGTCGCCTATTGCCGCATCGTCAGCGACAGGGCGACGTTCGGGTGGGTGAGCGACGTCATCGTGGACCCTGAGCATCAGGGCAAGGGGCTGGCTCGAAGGATGGTTAGGTACGCGCTTGCCCATTCTGAGCACCAGGGCTTTCGGCGCTGGGTGCTCAAGACCAGCGATGCGCAAGGCGTCTATTCAGCGGTGGGATTCCGCTTGGTGCCGGACCCCGAGAAGTGGATGGACCATGTGCCCGCGGACCGGCAGGCGGCAGGAGACGATTGA
- the groES gene encoding co-chaperone GroES encodes MKLKPLHDRIIVEAAALEEKSAGGILLPDTAKEKPLKGTVLAVGPGKTLDNGKITPVDVAVGDTVLYGKYSGTEVTVGGQDYIILRQDDVLAVVTEAPAAKKEKAGAKK; translated from the coding sequence ATGAAACTGAAACCCTTGCACGATCGCATCATCGTCGAGGCCGCGGCGCTGGAAGAGAAGAGCGCCGGCGGCATCCTTCTCCCCGATACGGCCAAAGAAAAGCCCTTGAAGGGCACCGTGCTGGCTGTTGGCCCAGGCAAGACGCTGGACAACGGCAAGATCACCCCGGTCGATGTGGCCGTAGGCGATACGGTGCTGTATGGCAAGTACAGCGGCACCGAGGTCACCGTCGGGGGCCAGGACTATATCATCCTGCGCCAAGACGACGTGTTGGCCGTGGTCACTGAAGCCCCGGCAGCCAAGAAAGAGAAGGCCGGAGCGAAGAAGTGA